A genome region from Geminicoccus roseus DSM 18922 includes the following:
- a CDS encoding thiazole synthase, which yields MEVYGTILNSRLLLGTSQYPSPAILADSVKAAGSELVTVSLRRESGVERAGQGFWSLIRSLGVRVLPNTAGCHTVKEAVATAQMAREVFGTPWIKLEVIGNHDTLQPDVFALVEAARILSADGFQVFPYTTDDLIVGEKLLEAGCQVLMPWGAPIGSGKGLNNLFALRSMRAHFPDTPLVVDAGIGLPSHAAQAMELGYDAILLNTAVAKAGDPVRMAHAFKLAVEAGRAAFEADPMEPRDMAAPSTPVLGTAFRS from the coding sequence ATGGAGGTTTACGGGACGATCCTGAACTCGCGTCTCCTGCTCGGCACCTCGCAATATCCTTCGCCGGCGATCCTGGCCGATTCGGTGAAGGCGGCCGGGTCGGAGCTGGTGACCGTGTCGCTGCGCCGGGAATCCGGGGTCGAGCGGGCCGGGCAGGGCTTCTGGTCGCTGATCCGCTCGCTGGGGGTGCGGGTGCTGCCCAACACCGCCGGCTGCCACACGGTCAAGGAAGCGGTCGCCACCGCGCAGATGGCGCGCGAGGTGTTCGGCACGCCCTGGATCAAGCTGGAGGTGATCGGCAACCACGACACCCTGCAGCCGGACGTGTTCGCCCTGGTCGAGGCGGCACGGATCCTCAGCGCCGACGGCTTCCAGGTCTTTCCCTACACCACCGACGACCTGATCGTCGGGGAGAAGCTGCTGGAGGCGGGCTGCCAGGTCCTGATGCCCTGGGGAGCGCCGATCGGCTCGGGCAAAGGCCTGAACAACCTGTTCGCCCTGCGCAGCATGCGCGCGCACTTCCCCGACACGCCGCTGGTGGTCGATGCCGGGATCGGGCTGCCCTCCCATGCCGCCCAAGCGATGGAGCTGGGCTACGACGCGATCCTGCTCAACACCGCGGTGGCCAAGGCCGGCGACCCGGTGCGGATGGCCCATGCGTTCAAGCTGGCGGTCGAGGCCGGCCGGGCCGCGTTCGAGGCCGATCCGATGGAGCCGCGCGACATGGCGGCCCCGTCCACCCCGGTGCTGGGCACCGCGTTCCGGAGCTGA
- a CDS encoding thiamine phosphate synthase, with the protein MLDPFYLIVDHPRWMERLLPVGVRLVQLRAKDHPEPELRRMVRQSRDLAVAAGAQLVVNDHWRLAIEEGCDFVHLGQGDLDSADLGAIRAANIRLGVSTHDDAELERALALRPDYLALGPIYPTILKKMPWAPQGLERIGSWKVRTGGIPLVAIGGLTPERAPGVLAAGADSAAVVTDILLHPDPEARTRKWLAVTRRQA; encoded by the coding sequence ATGCTCGATCCCTTCTACCTGATCGTCGATCATCCGCGCTGGATGGAGCGGCTCTTGCCGGTGGGGGTGCGCCTGGTGCAGCTGCGCGCCAAGGACCATCCCGAGCCGGAGCTGCGCCGGATGGTCCGGCAAAGCCGCGACCTGGCCGTAGCCGCCGGGGCGCAGCTGGTGGTCAACGACCATTGGCGGCTGGCGATCGAGGAGGGCTGCGACTTCGTTCATCTGGGCCAGGGCGACCTGGACAGCGCCGACCTGGGCGCCATCCGCGCCGCCAACATCCGGCTGGGCGTCAGCACCCATGACGATGCCGAGCTGGAGCGCGCCCTGGCGCTGCGCCCGGACTACCTGGCGCTGGGACCGATCTACCCCACCATCCTGAAGAAGATGCCCTGGGCGCCGCAGGGGCTGGAGCGGATCGGCAGCTGGAAGGTGCGGACCGGCGGGATCCCGCTGGTCGCGATCGGCGGGCTGACCCCGGAGCGGGCGCCGGGCGTGCTGGCGGCCGGCGCCGACAGCGCCGCGGTGGTGACCGACATCCTGCTCCATCCCGACCCGGAGGCGCGGACGCGCAAGTGGCTGGCGGTCACCCGGAGGCAGGCATGA
- a CDS encoding HesA/MoeB/ThiF family protein, producing the protein MTTDRYARQKVLAEVGDAGQERLAAARVLVVGAGGLGSPVLANLAGAGIGRLAVVDHDRVETSNLHRQPLFRQVDVGRPKAEAARDALLAYNSEICVDALVLKLKAGNAAGLVAAADIVVDAADSLAVTYILSDACREAGKPLVSAAVLGLGGYVGTFCGSAPSYRAVFPDMPTQVGSCAANGVLGPVVATMGSLQAHMVLQLVLGLDPSPAGRLVSVDLRRLSFGGFSFLGTPEPDGPALPFIDLDGLQPSDLVVDLRDPQEAPATVTDAARRILPAEIAQAQLPRDRRIVLACPGGIRAHRAARVLAGRDYQDLAVVAIGS; encoded by the coding sequence ATGACCACCGACCGCTATGCCCGCCAGAAGGTCCTGGCCGAGGTCGGCGACGCCGGCCAGGAACGCCTGGCCGCGGCCCGGGTCCTGGTAGTCGGTGCCGGCGGCCTGGGCTCGCCGGTGCTGGCCAACCTGGCAGGAGCCGGGATCGGCCGGCTTGCCGTGGTCGACCATGACCGGGTCGAGACCTCCAACCTGCACCGCCAGCCCTTGTTCCGGCAGGTTGATGTCGGGCGGCCGAAGGCGGAGGCCGCCCGCGACGCGCTTCTTGCCTATAATTCAGAGATTTGCGTGGATGCGCTCGTCCTGAAGCTCAAGGCCGGCAACGCCGCAGGCCTGGTGGCCGCCGCTGACATCGTGGTGGACGCGGCCGACAGCCTGGCGGTCACCTACATCCTGAGCGATGCGTGCCGGGAGGCCGGCAAGCCCCTGGTGTCGGCCGCGGTGCTGGGCCTTGGCGGCTATGTCGGCACGTTCTGCGGCAGCGCCCCCAGCTACCGGGCGGTGTTCCCCGACATGCCTACCCAGGTTGGCTCCTGCGCCGCCAACGGCGTGCTCGGCCCGGTGGTGGCCACCATGGGCTCGCTGCAGGCGCACATGGTCCTTCAGCTGGTCCTGGGCCTCGACCCCTCGCCGGCCGGGCGGCTGGTGTCGGTCGACCTGCGTCGTTTGTCGTTCGGCGGCTTCTCCTTCCTGGGCACGCCGGAGCCCGACGGCCCGGCCCTGCCGTTCATCGACCTGGACGGGCTGCAGCCCTCCGACCTGGTGGTCGACCTGCGCGACCCGCAGGAGGCCCCGGCCACGGTGACCGACGCCGCCCGGCGGATCCTGCCGGCCGAGATCGCCCAGGCGCAGCTTCCCCGCGACCGCCGGATCGTGCTGGCCTGTCCCGGCGGCATCCGCGCCCATCGCGCCGCCCGCGTCCTGGCCGGGCGCGACTACCAGGACCTGGCGGTGGTCGCGATCGGCAGCTGA
- a CDS encoding MlaC/ttg2D family ABC transporter substrate-binding protein, with the protein MPQTRRRLSSLIARTALLLALGSGALFGAGGRAEAAPAIGPDAFITAFGERAVAALDATRDDPAARRDRFAELMRSDVDMPKIAALVLGRAWRSADPDQRARFTEVFEQHLIGTYSRRFDSYAGERLEVAGQKPAGDDVLVASRVSAQGGQPIEVVWRVRDEGDRWQIIDASVEGVSMVLTWRNEFAAVIEQDGLDGLIDRLAKAQP; encoded by the coding sequence ATGCCGCAGACCCGCCGGCGCCTGTCCAGCCTGATCGCCCGGACGGCCCTCCTCCTGGCCCTGGGGAGCGGCGCCCTGTTCGGTGCAGGTGGCCGCGCCGAGGCCGCACCCGCGATCGGGCCCGACGCGTTCATCACGGCGTTCGGCGAGCGCGCCGTGGCCGCGCTGGACGCCACCCGCGACGATCCCGCCGCCCGCCGCGACCGCTTCGCCGAGCTGATGCGCAGCGATGTCGACATGCCGAAGATCGCGGCGCTGGTGCTGGGCCGGGCCTGGCGGAGCGCCGATCCCGACCAGCGCGCCCGCTTCACCGAAGTGTTCGAGCAGCACCTAATCGGCACCTACAGCCGCCGGTTCGACAGCTATGCCGGCGAGCGGCTGGAGGTGGCCGGGCAGAAGCCCGCCGGCGACGACGTGCTGGTCGCCAGCCGCGTCAGCGCGCAAGGCGGCCAGCCGATCGAGGTGGTCTGGCGGGTCCGCGACGAGGGCGACCGCTGGCAGATCATCGACGCCTCGGTGGAGGGGGTCAGCATGGTGCTGACCTGGCGCAACGAGTTCGCCGCGGTGATCGAGCAGGACGGGCTGGACGGGCTGATCGACCGGCTGGCGAAGGCGCAGCCCTGA
- a CDS encoding glucan biosynthesis protein, translating into MPTLSRRDTLASFTVLAAFLASPAGLRAAEEAGLRFGEAEPFSFAGLVDRARELAGTEYQPPPRPAPEVTEQIDYDAHGKLRYKPEHALWAHGEGVYPVTFVHLGRYFQKSVRISAVGNDGQAREILYDPDYFTMPEDHVARQIPTDASAFAGFWVRESNRAGDWAEREPWATFVGASYFRTVGELGQVGMSARGIALNSGGSGPEEFPDFTEFYLEPTQSEGEPFVFSALLDSPSLTGAYRFRMHRGVGVVIEVEKHLFLRADVERLGIAPLTSMYWYGEHPSTHSHDWRPEVHDSDGLAMWNGAGERLWRPLINPPRIVASSFADQDPRGYGISQRDRNYDHYLDGVSYDKRPSCWIEPMGDWGQGVVQLVEIPTDDEIYDNIVAFWLSDQPAKAGDALTYRYRMHWLKDEPFYPVANFAKAVATRIGRGGEPGKERPADVVKMVVEWDGPVLKSIPWGERPRVVASASRGELSLQRAEPIWYTDRWRSEFDLKFEGEEPVELRCFLTLGDEQITETWLYQLHPQVLAHR; encoded by the coding sequence ATGCCCACGCTCTCGCGCCGCGACACCCTTGCCTCGTTCACCGTTCTCGCCGCGTTCCTGGCCTCGCCGGCCGGCCTGCGCGCCGCCGAGGAAGCCGGCCTGCGTTTTGGCGAGGCGGAGCCGTTCAGCTTCGCCGGCCTGGTCGACCGGGCGCGGGAGCTGGCCGGAACCGAGTACCAGCCGCCGCCCCGTCCTGCCCCCGAGGTCACCGAGCAGATCGACTACGACGCCCACGGCAAGCTGCGCTACAAGCCCGAGCACGCGCTCTGGGCGCATGGCGAGGGGGTCTATCCGGTCACCTTCGTGCATCTGGGCCGCTACTTCCAGAAGAGCGTCCGGATCAGCGCGGTCGGCAACGACGGCCAGGCGCGCGAGATCCTCTACGATCCCGATTACTTCACCATGCCCGAGGACCATGTCGCCCGGCAGATCCCGACCGATGCCTCGGCGTTCGCGGGCTTCTGGGTGCGCGAAAGCAACCGTGCCGGCGACTGGGCGGAGCGGGAGCCCTGGGCGACCTTTGTCGGCGCCTCCTATTTTCGCACCGTGGGCGAGCTCGGCCAGGTGGGCATGTCGGCGCGCGGCATCGCCCTGAACAGCGGCGGCTCGGGGCCGGAGGAGTTCCCGGACTTCACCGAGTTCTACCTGGAGCCCACCCAGAGCGAGGGCGAGCCCTTCGTGTTCTCGGCGCTGCTGGACAGCCCGAGCCTGACCGGCGCCTACCGCTTCCGCATGCATCGCGGCGTGGGCGTGGTGATCGAGGTGGAGAAGCACCTGTTCCTGCGCGCCGACGTCGAGCGCCTGGGGATCGCACCCTTGACCTCGATGTACTGGTACGGCGAGCACCCCTCGACCCACAGCCACGACTGGCGGCCGGAAGTCCATGATTCCGATGGCCTGGCCATGTGGAACGGTGCCGGCGAGCGGCTCTGGCGGCCGCTCATCAACCCGCCCCGGATCGTCGCCTCCAGCTTCGCCGACCAGGACCCGCGCGGCTACGGCATCTCCCAGCGCGACCGCAACTACGACCACTATCTGGACGGCGTCTCCTACGACAAGCGGCCCTCCTGCTGGATCGAGCCGATGGGCGACTGGGGCCAGGGCGTGGTGCAGCTGGTCGAAATCCCGACCGACGACGAGATCTACGACAACATCGTGGCGTTCTGGCTGTCCGACCAGCCGGCCAAGGCTGGCGACGCGCTCACCTACCGCTACCGGATGCACTGGCTGAAGGACGAGCCGTTCTACCCCGTCGCCAACTTCGCCAAGGCGGTGGCGACCCGGATCGGCCGGGGCGGCGAGCCGGGCAAGGAGCGCCCGGCCGACGTCGTCAAGATGGTGGTCGAGTGGGACGGCCCGGTCCTGAAGTCGATCCCCTGGGGCGAGCGCCCCAGGGTGGTGGCCTCGGCGTCCCGCGGCGAGCTCAGCCTGCAGCGCGCCGAGCCGATCTGGTACACCGACCGCTGGCGCTCGGAGTTCGACCTGAAGTTCGAGGGCGAGGAGCCGGTGGAGTTGCGCTGCTTCCTCACCCTGGGCGACGAGCAGATCACCGAGACCTGGCTCTACCAGCTGCATCCGCAGGTGCTGGCCCACCGCTGA
- the betI gene encoding choline-binding transcriptional repressor BetI has translation MGSALPKLGMEPVRRGQLIDAAIETLRRHGWQDTTVVRIAREAGLSPGIIHHYFAGKDDLLAAAMRRILVEFRTEVTRRLGRADSPRDRLQAIIDGCFDPSQFRPEICAAWLAFWAQAPFAPALDRLRRIYLARMRSGLLADLRRLLPPERTEAAALSLGGLIDGLFLRAASGDASVTPQIARALATDTLDRYLADAPRQRELC, from the coding sequence ATGGGGAGCGCCTTGCCGAAGCTGGGCATGGAGCCGGTACGCCGGGGCCAGCTGATCGATGCCGCGATCGAGACGCTGCGCCGGCATGGCTGGCAGGACACCACCGTGGTCCGGATCGCCCGGGAGGCCGGGCTGTCGCCGGGCATCATCCACCACTATTTCGCCGGCAAGGACGACCTGCTGGCGGCGGCGATGCGCCGGATCCTGGTGGAGTTCCGGACCGAGGTGACCAGGCGGCTGGGCCGGGCCGACTCGCCGCGCGACCGCCTGCAGGCGATCATCGACGGCTGCTTCGACCCCTCGCAGTTCCGCCCGGAGATCTGCGCGGCCTGGCTGGCGTTCTGGGCGCAGGCGCCGTTCGCCCCGGCCCTGGACCGGCTGCGGCGGATCTACCTGGCGCGGATGCGCTCCGGCCTGCTCGCCGACCTGCGCCGGCTGCTGCCGCCTGAGCGGACCGAGGCGGCCGCCCTGTCGCTCGGCGGGCTGATCGACGGCCTGTTCCTGCGCGCCGCTTCCGGCGATGCCAGCGTCACGCCGCAGATCGCCCGGGCCCTCGCCACCGACACCCTGGACCGTTACCTGGCGGACGCCCCCCGCCAGCGGGAGCTTTGCTGA
- the betA gene encoding choline dehydrogenase, whose protein sequence is MPASSGFDYVIVGAGSAGCVMAARLSEDPDVRVLLLEAGPPGRTWKIAMPAALTYNLMDDRYNWYYQTEPQPHMDGRRLYWPRGRVLGGSSSLNAMVYIRGHARDYDRWAEQEGCAGWAYADVLPYFRKAESFSLGPDDYRGGDGPLSVWRGTSTNPLFDAWLKAGQEAGYPFTPDMNGYQQEGVGRMDMTIRNGRRCSTALAYLRPAMRRPNLTVVTGALTRRIRVERGRATGVDYVENGLPKSVRAEREVISCGGAINSPQLLLLSGIGPADELRALGIEVAHDLPGVGGNLQDHLELYVQQACTQPVTLLETMKPHNMVLAGLRWFAFQDGPAASSHLEAGGFVRTEAGVEHPDIQFHFLPALVSDHGRSAGKQHAFQAHVGPMRPQSRGRLTLRSTDPREHPRIEPNYLAEERDRWELRRSVEITREIFAQKAFEPFRGEEILPGSQVRTAAEIDAFVRAKADSAYHPCGTCRMGDPADPATVVDPACRVVGLDGLRVIDSSIMPSEPSGNLNAPTIMIAEKAADILRGRDPLPRSNAPVYLAPDWQTRQR, encoded by the coding sequence ATGCCGGCCTCGTCAGGCTTCGACTACGTGATCGTGGGGGCGGGTTCCGCCGGCTGTGTGATGGCCGCGCGCCTGTCCGAGGATCCGGACGTCCGGGTGCTGCTGCTGGAGGCGGGACCGCCCGGGCGGACCTGGAAGATCGCGATGCCGGCGGCGCTCACCTACAACCTGATGGATGACCGCTACAACTGGTACTACCAGACCGAGCCGCAGCCCCACATGGACGGCCGGCGCCTGTACTGGCCGCGCGGCCGGGTCCTGGGCGGCAGCTCCTCACTGAACGCGATGGTCTATATCCGCGGCCATGCGAGGGACTATGACCGCTGGGCGGAGCAGGAGGGCTGCGCCGGCTGGGCCTATGCCGACGTGCTGCCCTATTTCCGCAAGGCCGAGAGCTTCTCGCTGGGCCCCGACGACTACCGGGGCGGCGACGGGCCGCTCTCGGTCTGGCGCGGCACCTCGACCAACCCGCTGTTCGACGCCTGGCTGAAGGCCGGGCAGGAGGCCGGCTACCCGTTCACCCCCGACATGAACGGCTACCAGCAGGAAGGGGTCGGGCGGATGGACATGACCATCCGCAACGGCCGGCGCTGCTCCACGGCGCTGGCCTACCTGAGGCCGGCGATGCGCCGCCCGAACCTGACCGTGGTCACCGGGGCGCTCACCCGGCGGATCCGGGTGGAGCGCGGCCGGGCCACCGGGGTCGACTATGTCGAGAACGGCCTGCCCAAGAGCGTGCGGGCGGAGCGGGAGGTGATCTCCTGCGGCGGGGCGATCAACTCGCCGCAGCTCCTGCTCCTGTCCGGGATCGGCCCGGCCGACGAGCTGCGCGCGCTGGGCATCGAAGTGGCGCACGACCTGCCGGGCGTCGGCGGCAACCTCCAGGACCATCTGGAACTCTATGTCCAGCAGGCCTGCACCCAGCCGGTCACCCTGCTCGAGACCATGAAGCCGCACAACATGGTGCTGGCCGGCCTGCGCTGGTTCGCCTTCCAGGACGGGCCGGCCGCCTCGTCGCACCTGGAGGCCGGCGGCTTCGTGCGCACCGAGGCGGGGGTGGAGCATCCCGACATCCAGTTCCACTTCCTGCCGGCCCTGGTCAGCGACCATGGCCGCTCGGCCGGCAAGCAGCATGCCTTCCAGGCCCATGTCGGCCCGATGCGGCCGCAGAGCCGGGGCCGGCTCACCCTGCGCTCGACCGACCCCAGGGAGCATCCGCGGATCGAGCCGAACTATCTCGCCGAGGAGCGCGACCGCTGGGAGCTGCGCCGCTCGGTCGAGATCACAAGGGAGATCTTCGCGCAGAAGGCCTTCGAGCCGTTCCGCGGCGAGGAGATCCTGCCGGGCAGCCAGGTCCGCACCGCCGCCGAGATCGACGCCTTCGTCCGCGCCAAGGCGGATTCCGCCTACCATCCGTGCGGCACCTGCAGGATGGGCGACCCGGCCGACCCGGCCACCGTGGTCGACCCCGCCTGCCGCGTGGTCGGGCTGGACGGCCTGCGGGTGATCGATTCCTCGATCATGCCCTCGGAGCCGTCCGGCAACCTGAACGCGCCCACCATCATGATCGCCGAGAAGGCCGCCGACATCCTGCGCGGGCGGGATCCGCTGCCGCGCTCGAACGCCCCGGTCTACCTGGCCCCCGACTGGCAGACCCGGCAGCGCTGA
- a CDS encoding choline ABC transporter substrate-binding protein, which yields MSRTHLAAATAAAILLAGSAQAADSESCKTVRFSDVGWTDITATTALTSVVLEGLGYDPTATILSVPVTYQSLANSDIDVFLGNWMPTMEADIRPYLDAGTVESVRANLQGAKYTLAVPTYLAEQGLKDFADIATFEDELDGKIVGIEPGNDGNRLIQSMIDQNQFGLGDFQLVESSEQGMLAEVNRASRRKQPIVFLGWEPHPMNVNYELTYLTGGDEVFGPDFGGATVHTNVRTGYLQECPNVGRLLENLTFTLPMESEVMGAILDEGEEAEDAAADYLKANADVLEPWLDGVTTLDGEDGLAAVRTHLGL from the coding sequence ATGTCGAGAACCCACCTGGCCGCCGCCACCGCCGCCGCCATCCTCCTGGCCGGCAGCGCGCAGGCCGCCGATTCGGAATCCTGCAAGACCGTGCGCTTCTCCGATGTCGGCTGGACCGACATCACCGCCACCACGGCGCTCACCTCGGTGGTGCTGGAGGGGCTGGGCTATGATCCCACCGCCACGATCCTGTCGGTGCCGGTGACCTACCAGTCGCTGGCGAACAGCGACATCGACGTGTTCCTCGGCAACTGGATGCCGACCATGGAGGCCGACATCCGGCCCTATCTGGACGCCGGCACCGTGGAGAGCGTGCGCGCCAACCTGCAGGGCGCCAAGTACACCCTGGCGGTGCCGACCTACCTGGCCGAGCAGGGGCTGAAGGACTTCGCCGACATCGCGACGTTCGAGGACGAGCTGGACGGCAAGATCGTCGGGATCGAGCCCGGCAACGACGGCAACCGGCTGATCCAGTCGATGATCGACCAAAACCAGTTCGGCCTGGGCGACTTCCAGCTGGTGGAGAGCTCCGAGCAGGGGATGCTGGCCGAGGTCAACCGGGCCAGCCGGCGCAAGCAGCCGATCGTGTTCCTGGGCTGGGAGCCGCATCCCATGAACGTCAACTACGAGCTGACCTACCTCACCGGTGGCGACGAGGTGTTCGGCCCCGATTTCGGCGGCGCCACCGTCCATACCAACGTGCGCACCGGCTATCTCCAGGAATGCCCGAATGTCGGCCGGCTGCTGGAGAACCTGACCTTCACCCTGCCCATGGAGAGCGAGGTGATGGGCGCCATCCTGGACGAGGGCGAGGAGGCCGAGGATGCCGCCGCCGACTACCTGAAGGCCAATGCGGACGTGCTGGAGCCCTGGCTGGACGGCGTGACGACGCTGGACGGCGAGGACGGGCTGGCAGCGGTCCGCACGCATCTGGGCCTGTGA
- the choW gene encoding choline ABC transporter permease subunit, giving the protein MEWLTEHKIPLGSWISAGVDLLNEHAWWIFDFISMVLGTAIESLIDLMKACPPLLLIALFGLLAWVLHRSWQLVALVVLSFLLIANLGYWTETIETLALVVFATVVCLVIGIPLGIVAAHRPWVMTVLRPILDLMQTIPTFVYLIPTLILFGLGVVPGLISTVIFALPAPIRLTHLGISSVPKPLLEAGEAFGATRWQRLVKVELPSAAPQIMAGLTQCIMLALSMVVIAALVGADGLGKPVVRALNQVNVARGFEAGLAIVLVAIVLDRLCKQPGPRGPGGRS; this is encoded by the coding sequence ATGGAATGGCTGACCGAACACAAGATCCCGCTCGGATCCTGGATCTCGGCAGGGGTGGATCTCCTGAACGAGCATGCCTGGTGGATCTTCGACTTCATCTCGATGGTGCTGGGCACCGCGATCGAATCGCTGATCGACCTGATGAAGGCCTGCCCGCCGCTTTTGCTGATCGCCCTGTTCGGCCTGCTCGCCTGGGTCCTGCACCGCTCCTGGCAGCTGGTGGCGCTGGTGGTGCTGTCCTTTCTGCTGATCGCCAATCTCGGCTACTGGACCGAGACGATCGAGACCCTGGCGCTGGTGGTTTTCGCCACCGTGGTGTGCCTGGTGATCGGGATCCCGCTCGGGATCGTGGCGGCGCACCGGCCCTGGGTGATGACCGTGCTGCGGCCGATCCTGGACCTGATGCAGACGATCCCGACCTTCGTCTACCTGATCCCGACCCTGATCCTGTTCGGCCTGGGCGTGGTGCCGGGCCTGATCTCCACGGTGATCTTCGCCCTGCCGGCGCCGATCCGGCTGACCCATCTGGGCATCTCCTCGGTTCCGAAGCCCTTGCTGGAGGCCGGCGAGGCGTTCGGCGCCACCCGCTGGCAGCGCCTGGTCAAGGTCGAGCTGCCCTCGGCCGCCCCGCAGATCATGGCCGGGCTCACCCAGTGCATCATGCTGGCCTTGTCCATGGTGGTGATCGCGGCCCTGGTGGGCGCGGACGGGCTGGGCAAGCCGGTGGTGCGCGCCTTGAACCAGGTCAACGTCGCGCGCGGCTTCGAGGCGGGCCTCGCGATCGTGCTGGTCGCGATCGTGCTGGACCGGCTGTGCAAGCAGCCCGGGCCGCGCGGCCCTGGAGGCCGCTCTTGA
- the choV gene encoding choline ABC transporter ATP-binding protein — MNAVLFDRVDILFGSRPETALPLVDQGASRERILAETGQVLGVAGASLAIEKGQICVLMGLSGSGKSTLLRAVNRLNRTTRGRVLIEDEGGQVDVQSCDPTTLRRLRTRRIAMVFQQFALLPWRTVEENVGFGLELRGVPAPERRRITQEKLALVGLEPWAGKYAHELSGGMQQRVGLARAFATDADILLMDEPFSALDPLIRMRLQDELLELQRRLNKTIIFVSHDLDEALKLGSTIAIMEDARIIQAGHPEEIVARPATDYVRDFVANVNPLNVLTACNLMRERRELEPCPDGWLWLDRRRTVAVLLDEDGVLVRARQGERELAPRPIGEAGAAADAARLAVGGASTPMREVIQVMNASGGPVPLVDGTNRLVGSVGMRDVLGAILRRSENGG, encoded by the coding sequence TTGAACGCCGTCCTGTTCGACCGGGTCGACATCCTGTTCGGCAGCCGGCCCGAAACCGCCCTGCCGCTGGTCGACCAGGGCGCCAGCCGCGAGCGGATCCTGGCCGAGACCGGCCAGGTGCTGGGGGTGGCCGGCGCCTCGCTCGCCATCGAGAAGGGCCAGATCTGCGTGCTGATGGGCCTGTCCGGCTCGGGCAAGTCGACCCTGCTGCGCGCGGTCAACCGGCTGAACCGCACCACCCGCGGCCGGGTCCTGATCGAGGACGAGGGCGGCCAGGTCGACGTGCAGAGCTGCGACCCGACGACCCTGCGCCGCCTGCGCACCCGGCGGATCGCCATGGTGTTCCAGCAGTTCGCGCTGCTGCCCTGGCGCACGGTCGAGGAGAATGTCGGCTTTGGCCTGGAACTGCGCGGCGTTCCGGCACCGGAGCGCCGGCGGATCACCCAGGAGAAGCTGGCGCTGGTCGGGCTGGAGCCCTGGGCCGGCAAGTACGCCCACGAGCTGTCGGGGGGCATGCAGCAGCGGGTGGGCCTGGCGCGCGCGTTCGCCACCGACGCCGACATCCTGCTGATGGACGAGCCGTTTTCCGCCCTGGACCCGCTGATCCGGATGCGGCTGCAGGACGAGCTCCTGGAGCTGCAGCGCCGGCTGAACAAGACCATCATCTTCGTCAGCCATGACCTGGACGAGGCGCTGAAGCTGGGCTCGACCATCGCGATCATGGAGGACGCCCGGATCATCCAGGCCGGCCATCCCGAGGAGATCGTGGCCAGGCCCGCCACCGACTATGTCCGCGACTTCGTGGCCAACGTGAACCCCCTGAACGTGCTGACCGCCTGCAACCTGATGCGCGAGCGCCGGGAGCTGGAGCCCTGCCCGGACGGCTGGCTGTGGCTGGACCGGCGGCGCACCGTGGCGGTGCTGCTGGACGAGGACGGCGTGCTGGTGCGCGCCCGCCAGGGCGAGCGGGAGCTGGCGCCCCGGCCGATCGGCGAAGCCGGGGCCGCGGCCGATGCCGCCCGGCTGGCGGTGGGCGGCGCCAGCACGCCGATGCGCGAGGTCATCCAGGTCATGAACGCCAGCGGCGGGCCGGTGCCGCTGGTGGACGGCACCAACCGGCTGGTGGGCTCGGTGGGCATGCGCGACGTGCTGGGCGCGATCCTGCGCCGGAGCGAGAACGGCGGTTGA